A single Acidimicrobiia bacterium DNA region contains:
- a CDS encoding ABC transporter permease, producing the protein MLRFITRRLLLAIPVLIGIVVVVFFLIRAIPGDPCTSMLGERATVEACERFNEAKGLNEPIWVQLGIYMKDIVLFDLGDSVRFSRPVNQLLIERLPLTTELAVSALALAVAVGVPLGVVAARRHNTVVDTGTMALANVGVSMPVFWLGLMLAYVFALLLRDTAFALPPSGRLAAGVFSVPYYEVWGWQLEEGSGWATFHEYISNHYIFNNLITGNWEVFRDAVKHMILPAVALATIPLSIIARITRSSLLEVMGKDYIRTARAKGVKERTVVRGHAFRNAMLPVVTIIGLQLGALLGGAVLTETVFNLGGVGRALFDAITGRDYAIVQGFTVVVAAGYVIVNLLVDLSYAYLDPRIRLE; encoded by the coding sequence GTGCTCAGATTCATAACCCGACGTCTACTGCTCGCCATCCCGGTTCTGATCGGGATCGTCGTTGTCGTCTTCTTCCTCATCAGAGCTATCCCCGGTGACCCATGTACGTCGATGCTGGGCGAGCGAGCAACGGTCGAGGCGTGTGAGAGGTTCAATGAGGCCAAGGGCCTGAACGAGCCGATCTGGGTGCAACTCGGCATCTATATGAAGGACATCGTCTTGTTCGACCTGGGTGACTCGGTGCGCTTCTCCAGGCCCGTGAATCAACTCTTGATCGAGCGGCTTCCCTTGACGACGGAGCTGGCGGTCAGCGCGCTCGCTCTGGCAGTGGCGGTCGGGGTTCCGCTCGGCGTCGTGGCGGCCCGCAGACACAACACTGTGGTCGACACGGGAACGATGGCCCTCGCCAACGTCGGAGTCTCGATGCCCGTGTTCTGGCTGGGCTTGATGCTTGCCTACGTGTTCGCTCTGCTGCTGCGAGACACGGCGTTCGCGCTTCCGCCATCGGGACGCCTGGCCGCCGGTGTGTTCTCGGTCCCGTACTACGAGGTATGGGGGTGGCAACTGGAGGAAGGTTCAGGATGGGCCACCTTCCACGAGTACATCTCCAATCACTACATCTTCAACAACCTCATTACCGGCAACTGGGAAGTGTTCCGTGATGCGGTCAAGCACATGATCCTCCCGGCCGTCGCGCTGGCAACGATTCCGCTGTCGATCATCGCCCGCATCACGCGCAGTTCGCTTCTCGAAGTGATGGGCAAGGACTACATTCGCACGGCTCGTGCAAAGGGCGTGAAGGAGCGGACCGTTGTCCGCGGTCATGCGTTCCGCAATGCGATGCTGCCGGTAGTGACGATCATCGGCCTGCAATTGGGAGCTCTGCTGGGTGGGGCGGTCCTCACCGAGACGGTGTTCAACCTCGGTGGTGTCGGCCGGGCGCTCTTCGATGCGATCACCGGCCGCGATTACGCGATCGTGCAGGGCTTCACCGTGGTCGTGGCAGCCGGTTACGTGATCGTGAACCTGCTGGTGGACCTTTCGTATGCGTATCTCGACCCAAGGATCAGGCTCGAATGA